The proteins below come from a single Gordonia pseudamarae genomic window:
- the ligA gene encoding NAD-dependent DNA ligase LigA yields the protein MEPVATGAGRADTATHERWTELVEEIRDHQFRYYVRDSPIISDGEFDALVRQLQELEDRYPELAVADSPTKLVGGGFSTAFTPVDHLERMMSLDNVFDYDEMTGWVQKVDDDAGAAVEFLCELKIDGVALSLVYEDGVLVRGVTRGDGRTGEDVTLNARTIEDIPARLTATDDYPIPTLLEVRGEVFFRLEDFATLNASLIEDGKPPFANPRNSAAGSLRQKNPQVTARRRLRMICHGLGKVEGWRPASLHDAYLALGAWGLPVSGHTAKAGSGTEVLDKISYWGEHRHDVEHEIDGIVVKVDDFGIQRRLGATSRAPRWAIAYKYPPEEVTTRLLGIEVGVGRTGRVTPYAVLEPVPVAGSTVARATLHNQSEVKRKGVKIGDTVTIRKAGDVIPEVLGPVVDLRDGSETDFVMPTVCPECGAQLRPEKEGDADIRCPNSESCPAQLRERLFFLAARGSFDIEALGYKAAQALLEAGVIRNEGDLFSLTADDLLKVPLFTNNTGELSANGQWLIANLDKAKEIPLWRVLVALSIRHVGPSAARSLATHFGSLRAIEDASADDLAQVDGLGATLAQSIVDWFAVDWHRVIVEKWRAAGVSMADKRDETIARTLEGKTIVVTGSLQDFSRDGAKEAILSRGGKASGSVSKKTDYVVVGDSPGSKAAKAEQLGVPILDEDAFKALLETGTAPGSADN from the coding sequence ATCGAGCCCGTCGCGACGGGTGCCGGACGCGCGGACACGGCCACGCACGAGCGATGGACGGAACTGGTCGAGGAGATCCGCGACCACCAGTTCCGGTATTACGTGCGGGACTCGCCGATCATCAGCGACGGCGAGTTCGACGCGCTGGTGCGGCAGCTGCAGGAGCTGGAGGACCGCTATCCCGAACTGGCGGTGGCCGATTCACCCACCAAGCTGGTGGGTGGGGGATTCTCCACGGCCTTCACCCCGGTCGATCACCTCGAACGGATGATGTCGCTGGACAATGTCTTCGACTACGACGAGATGACCGGGTGGGTGCAGAAGGTCGATGACGACGCCGGGGCGGCGGTCGAGTTCCTGTGCGAACTGAAGATCGACGGTGTCGCGCTGAGCCTCGTGTACGAGGACGGTGTGCTGGTGCGGGGGGTCACCCGTGGCGACGGCCGGACCGGGGAGGACGTCACTCTCAACGCGCGCACCATCGAGGACATCCCGGCCAGGCTCACCGCCACCGACGACTACCCGATCCCCACGCTGCTGGAGGTTCGGGGTGAGGTGTTCTTCCGGCTGGAGGACTTCGCCACCCTCAACGCCTCACTGATCGAGGACGGCAAACCGCCGTTCGCCAACCCGCGCAACTCCGCGGCCGGCTCACTGCGGCAGAAGAACCCGCAGGTCACCGCGCGACGGCGGCTCCGGATGATTTGCCACGGCCTCGGCAAGGTCGAGGGCTGGCGGCCCGCATCCCTGCACGATGCCTACCTGGCGCTCGGCGCCTGGGGCCTGCCCGTGTCGGGGCACACCGCCAAGGCCGGTTCCGGCACCGAGGTCCTGGACAAGATCAGCTACTGGGGCGAACATCGGCACGACGTCGAGCACGAGATCGACGGCATCGTGGTCAAGGTCGACGACTTCGGTATCCAGCGCCGCCTCGGTGCCACCTCGCGTGCCCCGCGCTGGGCGATCGCCTACAAGTATCCGCCCGAGGAGGTCACCACCCGGCTGCTCGGCATCGAGGTCGGAGTCGGGCGCACCGGTCGCGTGACCCCGTACGCGGTTCTCGAACCGGTGCCGGTCGCCGGCTCGACCGTCGCCCGGGCCACTCTGCACAACCAGTCCGAGGTGAAACGCAAAGGTGTCAAGATCGGCGACACCGTCACCATCCGCAAGGCCGGCGACGTCATTCCCGAGGTCCTCGGACCGGTCGTCGACCTGCGGGACGGGTCCGAAACCGACTTCGTGATGCCCACCGTATGTCCCGAATGCGGGGCGCAGCTGCGTCCCGAGAAGGAAGGTGACGCCGACATTCGTTGTCCCAACAGCGAATCCTGCCCGGCACAACTGCGCGAGCGGCTGTTCTTCCTCGCCGCGCGCGGCTCCTTCGATATCGAGGCGCTCGGTTACAAGGCGGCCCAAGCGCTTCTCGAGGCCGGGGTGATCCGCAACGAGGGCGACCTGTTCTCGCTGACCGCCGACGACCTGCTCAAGGTCCCGTTGTTCACCAACAACACCGGCGAACTGTCGGCCAACGGACAGTGGCTGATCGCCAATCTGGACAAGGCCAAGGAGATCCCGCTGTGGCGGGTGCTGGTGGCGCTCTCGATCCGGCACGTCGGACCATCGGCGGCCCGTTCCCTGGCAACGCATTTCGGATCCCTACGGGCCATCGAAGACGCCTCGGCCGACGATCTGGCGCAGGTCGACGGTCTGGGCGCGACCCTCGCGCAGAGCATCGTCGACTGGTTTGCCGTCGACTGGCATCGCGTGATCGTCGAAAAGTGGCGTGCCGCGGGTGTTTCCATGGCGGACAAACGCGATGAGACGATCGCCCGCACCCTGGAGGGCAAGACCATCGTCGTCACCGGCTCGCTCCAGGACTTCTCCCGGGATGGCGCGAAGGAGGCCATCCTCTCCCGCGGCGGCAAGGCATCGGGATCGGTGTCGAAGAAGACCGACTACGTGGTGGTGGGCGACTCGCCCGGCTCGAAAGCCGCCAAGGCCGAACAGCTCGGGGTGCCTATTCTGGACGAGGATGCCTTCAAGGCGCTGCTGGAGACCGGCACCGCACCGGGGTCCGCGGACAACTGA
- a CDS encoding LLM class F420-dependent oxidoreductase produces MDFGIFIPQGWRLDLVGVEPAHQWPLIKRLAQDADAGPWTSLWVYDHFHTVPAPTQEATHEAWTLMSAFAASTDRIRLGQMCTCIAYRNPVYLAKVATTVDHVSGGRVEMGIGAGWYEHEWLAYGYGFPGAGERLRALDEGVRIFVQAWREGNVTLDGATYQVDGAIVQPLPLQDNGIPLWIAGGGERKTLRIAAKYAQYTNFDGTPEGFARKSAILEQHAKELGRDFAEITRSANYNVVIGETDKDVADKLDWIQAHYSKLVPGEPAERYNTTFRSGHLVGTPEQIVEKLGTVRDLGLDYTITNFVDLAYDQTGARLFADKVIPEFS; encoded by the coding sequence ATGGACTTCGGAATCTTCATCCCGCAGGGCTGGCGCCTGGACCTGGTCGGTGTCGAACCCGCCCACCAGTGGCCGCTGATCAAACGTCTCGCGCAGGATGCCGACGCAGGACCGTGGACATCGCTCTGGGTGTACGACCACTTCCACACCGTGCCCGCCCCGACACAGGAGGCGACACACGAAGCCTGGACACTGATGTCGGCCTTCGCCGCATCGACGGACCGGATCCGGCTCGGGCAGATGTGTACTTGCATCGCCTATCGCAACCCCGTCTATCTGGCCAAGGTCGCCACCACCGTCGACCATGTCTCCGGTGGGCGCGTCGAGATGGGAATCGGTGCGGGCTGGTACGAACATGAATGGCTGGCCTACGGATACGGATTCCCCGGTGCCGGTGAACGGCTGCGCGCCCTCGACGAGGGCGTGCGCATCTTCGTCCAGGCCTGGCGCGAGGGCAACGTCACCCTCGACGGCGCGACCTATCAGGTCGACGGTGCGATCGTGCAACCACTGCCGCTGCAGGACAACGGGATCCCGCTGTGGATAGCCGGTGGCGGGGAGCGCAAGACGCTGCGGATCGCCGCGAAGTACGCGCAGTACACCAACTTCGACGGCACTCCCGAGGGTTTTGCCCGTAAGTCGGCGATTCTCGAGCAGCATGCCAAAGAGCTCGGCCGCGATTTTGCCGAGATCACCCGCTCGGCGAACTACAACGTGGTCATCGGCGAGACCGACAAGGACGTCGCAGACAAACTCGACTGGATTCAGGCCCACTACAGCAAGCTGGTTCCCGGCGAACCGGCCGAACGCTACAACACGACGTTCCGCTCCGGCCATCTGGTGGGCACACCCGAGCAGATCGTCGAAAAGCTGGGTACCGTCCGTGACCTCGGGCTGGACTACACCATCACCAACTTCGTCGATCTGGCCTATGACCAGACGGGGGCGCGACTGTTCGCCGACAAGGTGATCCCGGAGTTCTCCTAG
- a CDS encoding MmcQ/YjbR family DNA-binding protein, which translates to MPHPIMFSDDDPYLAEVRAIALALPDAVEAVAHGRPTFRCGKMFGNYGGSVKGGVRHEQSLLFIPDPVERAALIGDRRFYVPAYFGPAGWLGILLDDDTDWTEVTELLDASYRQVAPKRSVAKLDEAG; encoded by the coding sequence ATGCCGCATCCGATCATGTTCAGCGACGACGACCCCTACCTGGCCGAGGTTCGCGCGATCGCGCTGGCGCTGCCCGATGCGGTCGAGGCCGTCGCGCACGGGCGCCCGACATTCCGCTGCGGAAAGATGTTCGGCAACTACGGCGGATCGGTGAAGGGCGGTGTGCGGCACGAGCAGTCGCTGCTGTTCATCCCCGACCCCGTCGAGCGTGCGGCCCTCATCGGCGACCGGCGTTTCTACGTGCCCGCCTACTTCGGGCCGGCCGGCTGGCTCGGCATTCTGCTCGACGACGACACCGACTGGACCGAGGTGACCGAACTGCTCGACGCCAGCTATCGGCAGGTGGCCCCGAAACGGTCGGTCGCGAAACTCGATGAGGCTGGGTGA
- a CDS encoding uroporphyrinogen decarboxylase/cobalamine-independent methonine synthase family protein has product MGTGIGSMPGTDPRESAAIINGELDFAHLVELPARGMGADMVGRMATILVDMPMDAGAWGYRLSGRRSAVARRAADFLSADLDAVEELWDAAGFIGTGRPFKIQVCGPFTFAASAELANGHKILRDKGAWSDVIASATEGIGVLAAETERRLGARVVVQLDEPSIGSVIDGTVRPLTRFDTIAAIPVAEVADALGELVAGVGRPLILHDCGGPRWDLIRLLPGVALSCDVSSWTDGSSIDLDGAGALIDGGGVLMAGLVSTTAPASAGNDTSRAELVASAAARIIDRIGLNRSVLRDNVVITPTCGLAGAGAGWARSAASIAAKAGELLTDFDAL; this is encoded by the coding sequence GTGGGTACGGGTATCGGGTCGATGCCCGGCACCGATCCGCGGGAGTCCGCCGCGATCATCAACGGTGAGCTGGACTTTGCCCACCTGGTCGAGCTGCCCGCCCGGGGTATGGGGGCGGACATGGTCGGCCGGATGGCAACGATCCTGGTGGACATGCCGATGGATGCGGGCGCGTGGGGGTACCGGCTGTCGGGTCGGCGTTCGGCGGTGGCCAGGCGGGCGGCCGATTTCCTGTCCGCCGATCTCGACGCCGTCGAAGAGCTCTGGGATGCGGCGGGTTTCATCGGAACCGGGCGGCCGTTCAAGATTCAGGTGTGCGGGCCGTTCACCTTCGCCGCATCGGCCGAACTTGCCAACGGGCACAAGATCCTTCGTGACAAGGGTGCGTGGTCGGATGTGATCGCCTCGGCCACCGAGGGCATCGGCGTACTTGCCGCCGAGACCGAACGCAGGCTCGGTGCGCGGGTCGTCGTGCAACTCGACGAGCCGTCGATCGGGTCGGTGATCGACGGGACCGTCCGGCCGCTGACGCGTTTCGACACGATCGCGGCGATTCCGGTCGCCGAGGTGGCCGACGCGCTCGGGGAACTGGTCGCCGGAGTGGGTCGGCCGCTGATCCTGCACGACTGCGGTGGGCCGCGGTGGGACCTGATCCGACTCCTGCCCGGGGTGGCGCTGTCCTGCGATGTGTCGTCGTGGACCGACGGTTCGAGCATCGATCTCGACGGTGCCGGTGCGCTGATCGACGGGGGTGGGGTCCTGATGGCCGGGCTCGTGTCCACGACGGCACCGGCGAGCGCGGGAAACGATACGTCCCGCGCCGAGCTGGTCGCGTCGGCTGCGGCGCGGATCATCGACCGTATCGGGCTGAACCGGTCGGTACTGCGCGACAACGTCGTCATCACACCGACCTGCGGGCTCGCCGGGGCCGGCGCGGGGTGGGCGAGGTCGGCGGCGTCGATCGCGGCGAAGGCGGGGGAGTTGCTGACCGACTTCGACGCGCTCTAG
- the mnmA gene encoding tRNA 2-thiouridine(34) synthase MnmA: MRVLAAMSGGVDSAVAAARAVEAGHDVVGVHLALSTAPGALRTGSRGCCSREDADDARRAADVLGIPFYVWDFADRFKEDVIDEFVEAYAEGQTPNPCLTCNEKIKFAALADKAIALGFDALATGHYARLSGGELRRAVDDDKDQSYVLAVLDHAQLSRAMFPCGDTPKPQIREEAARRGLSVADKPDSHDICFIPTGDTRAFLGARIGIRPGAVVDADSGERLAEHEGVHGFTIGQRKGLGVEAPAVDGKPRYVTDIDPESGTVTVGSAEHLQVWTIEAGRAVWTSGQVPDGPVDCVVQVRAHGGLAPARAIPVIRDGDAGIDIELAQPLTGVARGQAAVLYLPDETDGDLVIGSGRIIGTSSLARV; encoded by the coding sequence GTGAGAGTTCTTGCGGCGATGAGCGGCGGCGTCGATTCGGCGGTGGCCGCGGCGCGTGCGGTAGAGGCCGGGCACGACGTGGTCGGCGTGCATCTGGCGTTGTCGACGGCGCCGGGTGCGCTGCGCACCGGATCGCGCGGGTGCTGCTCGCGCGAGGATGCCGACGACGCCCGGCGCGCGGCCGATGTGCTGGGTATCCCGTTCTACGTGTGGGACTTCGCCGACCGCTTCAAAGAGGACGTGATCGACGAGTTCGTCGAGGCCTACGCTGAGGGGCAAACCCCCAATCCGTGCCTGACCTGCAACGAGAAGATCAAGTTCGCGGCGCTGGCCGACAAGGCCATCGCGCTTGGCTTCGACGCGCTGGCCACCGGTCACTACGCCCGGCTCTCCGGCGGTGAGCTGCGCCGGGCCGTCGACGACGACAAGGACCAGTCGTACGTGCTCGCGGTGCTCGATCACGCGCAGCTGAGCCGGGCGATGTTCCCGTGCGGCGACACCCCCAAACCGCAGATTCGCGAGGAGGCGGCGCGCCGCGGTCTGTCGGTGGCCGACAAGCCCGATTCCCACGACATCTGCTTCATCCCCACCGGAGACACCCGCGCCTTCCTGGGCGCGCGCATCGGCATCCGGCCCGGTGCCGTCGTCGACGCCGACTCGGGCGAGCGCCTGGCCGAACACGAAGGCGTGCACGGGTTCACGATCGGCCAGCGCAAGGGCTTGGGCGTCGAGGCGCCGGCCGTCGACGGCAAGCCCCGTTACGTCACCGACATCGACCCCGAGTCGGGCACCGTCACCGTCGGATCCGCCGAACATCTGCAGGTGTGGACGATCGAGGCCGGGCGCGCGGTGTGGACGTCGGGCCAGGTTCCCGACGGTCCCGTCGACTGCGTCGTACAGGTGCGCGCCCACGGCGGTCTCGCACCCGCCAGGGCGATCCCGGTGATCCGCGACGGTGATGCCGGCATCGACATCGAACTCGCGCAGCCGCTGACCGGCGTCGCCCGCGGGCAGGCGGCGGTTCTGTACCTGCCGGACGAGACCGACGGCGACCTCGTGATCGGTTCGGGCCGTATCATCGGCACGTCATCCCTGGCCAGGGTGTGA
- a CDS encoding cysteine desulfurase family protein has translation MSTPSRPPVYLDHAASTVMLPEAVEAMTAVHAHPGNASSLHGSGRRARRRLEESRETIAGALGARPSEVIFTGGGTESDNLAIKGIYRARRAENPERRRIIVSAVEHHAILDPAQWLADDEDAELVVLPVDSTGIVSVDDLRGALAEHAGRTALISVMWANNEVGAIQPVADLAALGAEFGVPVHSDAIQAVGHIPVDFAASGLSALSLAAHKFGGPQGTGALLLRRDVACVPLLHGGGHERDIRSGTQDVAGAVGMATALHSATGSMAATAARITRLRDRLVDVLLEVPGASLNGPVGDLRLPGNAHVTFGDCEGDSLLMLLDANGIECSTGSACTAGVARASHVLLAMGFDVAHARGSLRFSFGATSTDADVDAVAEAIGDVVDRARTAGLVSVRGGIR, from the coding sequence ATGTCCACACCGTCCCGGCCCCCCGTCTACCTCGATCACGCCGCATCGACCGTGATGCTTCCCGAAGCCGTCGAGGCGATGACGGCCGTCCACGCCCATCCCGGCAACGCCTCGTCGCTGCACGGTTCGGGGCGCCGGGCGCGGCGCAGGCTCGAAGAATCCCGCGAAACCATCGCCGGGGCATTGGGTGCGCGGCCGTCGGAGGTCATCTTCACCGGCGGCGGCACGGAGTCGGACAATCTGGCGATCAAGGGCATCTATCGGGCCCGCCGGGCGGAGAACCCCGAGCGTCGCCGGATCATCGTGTCCGCGGTGGAGCATCACGCGATCCTCGATCCGGCGCAGTGGCTCGCCGACGACGAGGACGCCGAACTGGTGGTGCTCCCTGTCGACAGCACCGGCATCGTCTCGGTCGACGACCTTCGCGGCGCGCTGGCCGAACACGCCGGACGCACGGCGCTGATCTCGGTGATGTGGGCCAACAACGAGGTCGGTGCGATCCAGCCGGTCGCCGACCTCGCCGCGCTCGGCGCGGAGTTCGGCGTGCCGGTGCATTCGGACGCGATCCAGGCGGTGGGCCACATCCCGGTCGACTTCGCCGCGTCGGGGTTGTCGGCGCTGAGCCTGGCCGCGCACAAGTTCGGCGGGCCCCAGGGGACCGGTGCGTTGCTGCTGCGCCGGGACGTGGCGTGCGTGCCGCTGCTGCACGGCGGTGGCCACGAACGTGACATCCGCTCGGGCACGCAGGACGTGGCCGGTGCCGTCGGCATGGCCACGGCCCTGCACAGCGCCACCGGGTCGATGGCGGCCACGGCAGCGCGGATCACCCGGCTGCGCGACCGACTGGTCGATGTGCTGCTCGAGGTTCCCGGCGCGAGCCTCAACGGGCCCGTCGGCGACCTGCGGCTGCCGGGCAACGCACATGTCACGTTCGGCGACTGCGAAGGCGACTCATTGTTGATGCTGCTCGATGCCAACGGCATCGAATGTTCCACCGGGTCGGCGTGCACCGCCGGGGTGGCACGGGCCAGCCATGTGCTGCTCGCGATGGGTTTCGACGTGGCGCACGCCCGCGGCTCGCTGCGTTTCTCGTTCGGCGCCACCAGCACGGACGCCGACGTCGACGCGGTGGCCGAGGCGATCGGCGACGTGGTGGACCGGGCGCGCACCGCCGGGTTGGTTTCGGTTCGTGGAGGTATCCGGTGA
- a CDS encoding FAD-binding oxidoreductase, with the protein MTIGPITVRPDLTALRAVVGGAVHGPGDAGYATTGFNLAVTRTPCAVVDVADTDDIAAVIRFAGDAGLRVAVFATGHGGVEVGPDTVLVRTAALDVCEIDPSTRTARIGAGVRVQTVLDAAAPHGLALVCGSSTTVGVVGFLTGGGIGPLVRSLGSSAGYVRSVRVVTGDGTVTDASAEVNPELFWGLRGGKATLGIITEVVVDLLPISEIYGGAVYFDGAEASGLLRAWRDWAADLPREAGTSVALMRLPEMPGVPPALAGRLTVAVRFAAVGDHGAAQRLLAPMRAAATPLLDAIGPLPYAAIGAIHADPAVPMPVHEGTTLLRDVSDGTIDAIVGAAGPRSASQLIVVELRQLGGAFADEQKVRSAFGHRDAAFNLHAVGVLAPPPGPDHGSADGVEPVSSTTAHLLAAVRPWSTGTSLANFNASADPAVIRTCYDEDTYAWLAALAARLDPRGVLHTGQVVR; encoded by the coding sequence ATGACCATCGGCCCGATCACCGTCCGACCCGATCTGACGGCGCTGCGCGCGGTCGTTGGCGGCGCCGTCCACGGTCCCGGCGACGCGGGATACGCCACGACCGGTTTCAACCTCGCGGTCACACGCACCCCGTGTGCGGTCGTCGATGTCGCCGACACCGACGACATCGCGGCCGTCATCCGGTTCGCCGGTGACGCGGGGCTGCGCGTGGCGGTGTTCGCCACCGGGCACGGCGGCGTCGAGGTCGGTCCCGACACTGTCCTGGTGCGCACCGCAGCCCTGGACGTGTGCGAGATCGACCCGTCCACCAGGACCGCGCGGATCGGCGCGGGCGTACGGGTGCAGACCGTGCTCGATGCCGCCGCGCCCCACGGACTGGCTCTGGTGTGCGGGTCCTCGACGACGGTGGGTGTCGTCGGATTTCTTACCGGCGGCGGGATCGGCCCGCTGGTGCGGTCGCTCGGATCGTCGGCCGGGTACGTGCGGTCGGTGCGGGTGGTGACCGGCGACGGGACCGTCACGGACGCGTCCGCCGAGGTCAACCCCGAACTGTTCTGGGGTCTGCGTGGCGGCAAGGCGACGCTCGGGATCATCACCGAGGTTGTCGTCGACCTACTGCCGATCTCCGAGATCTACGGCGGTGCGGTCTATTTCGACGGCGCCGAGGCATCCGGACTGCTGCGTGCCTGGCGGGACTGGGCGGCGGACCTGCCTCGGGAGGCCGGCACCTCGGTGGCACTGATGCGCCTGCCCGAGATGCCGGGTGTGCCGCCCGCGTTGGCCGGCAGGCTCACCGTCGCGGTGCGGTTCGCCGCCGTCGGTGATCATGGCGCCGCCCAGCGCCTGCTGGCGCCGATGAGGGCGGCGGCGACCCCGTTGCTCGACGCGATCGGTCCGCTCCCGTACGCCGCGATCGGTGCGATCCACGCCGATCCGGCCGTCCCCATGCCCGTACACGAGGGCACCACCTTGCTGCGCGATGTGTCCGACGGGACGATCGACGCGATCGTCGGCGCCGCCGGGCCGCGATCGGCGTCGCAGCTGATCGTTGTCGAGTTGCGTCAGCTCGGTGGTGCGTTCGCCGACGAACAGAAGGTGCGCAGTGCGTTCGGTCACCGTGATGCCGCGTTCAACCTGCACGCGGTCGGGGTACTCGCCCCGCCGCCCGGCCCGGATCACGGCTCCGCCGACGGCGTCGAGCCGGTGTCCTCCACCACAGCGCACCTGCTGGCGGCTGTGCGGCCGTGGAGCACCGGCACCAGCCTGGCCAACTTCAACGCCTCGGCCGATCCGGCGGTGATCCGCACCTGCTACGACGAGGACACCTACGCCTGGCTCGCCGCCCTCGCGGCCCGTCTGGACCCCCGGGGCGTCCTGCACACAGGCCAGGTCGTGCGGTGA